ACTGGTTTTCCAACCGGCTTCTATTTTGCCATTGTTTTTCAGGGGATGGGTGTAATCCATTTTTGCTGAGTAAATGTTCACCTTTACAGGCAATACGCCCTGTAACTGGTCATCGCTGAGTTTGGTCCAATTCGGTTCATACGAGTTGTTGTAAAAATGCTGGTTGTTCGGGTTGTCATATACGATATAGTCCAGGTCGGTGGTCAGTTCGCGGCCGGTGGTGTCGAACTGGTGGCGCATATTCAGGTTAACACTGGCGTTCTTCCAAATGCCGTGAATATTTGAGCTGGCAGTAACAATGGAATCGGTGTTGTATTCCGGGTCTTTAAGATAGCTGGTATTGGTGTTAATGCTTTTTTCAGGATTGTATACACCGCTCAGGACAAAACCCAGGGTTGTTTTATTGTTTACGAAATAATCCATTCCCAGTTTCAGGTTGTTGTTGATATTGTAGCGTTTCATATAGGCTACCTGTTCAAAGATGGCATTGGTGGTTCCATCGTCGTTTTTATAGCGGCGGAAGATTTCCAGTTGCTGAAAATTCTTGTTCCAGCCGTAACTGTAATTACTGAACAGGTTTACTTTTCCGTTGCGGTAATTGAGGCTGATGCTTTCATTGGTTTTGAAGTATACCCCCTGCCCTACGCCGGCGCTCAGGTTGCCGTTAAAGCCTTTTACTTTGTTCTTTTTGGTTTTGATGTTAATGATACCGGCATTGCCTGCGGCATCATAGCGTGCTGGCGGGTTGGTCATGATCTCTATTTGCTCCAGCTGCGAGGCCTGCATGCCTTTCAGCATATTGGCCAGGTCGGCGCCGCTGAGGTAAGCCGGCCGGCCGTCGATCAATACAATCACATTTTGTTTTCCTTTCAGGCTGATGTTCCCGTCTTTATCAACCTGGATGCCGGGCGATTTTTCCAGGGCCTCCAGGGCATTGGCGCCGGTGTTGCTTATAAAGGCGTCTACATTCACTACGGTGCGGTCGATCTTTTGCTCAACCATGGGTTTGCGGGCGCTGATGGTCACCGCTTTCAGGTTGTTGTTGCGTTCATTGAGCACGATGGCGGGTAATTCAATTACCGGGTTTTCGGCTGAAATGGTAAAAGGGGCGGAATATTGTTTTTCATATCCAACCGCCGATGCGGCTACCAGGTAGCGCCCTTTAGGCGGGTTCTCGAACGAATACTGTCCTTCCTGATCGGTAACGGACATCTTTACTACACTGGAATCTTTGGCCTTTAACAGGGTTATAGTGGCGGCAGACAGGGCTGATTGGTTGGTGGCTGATACTTTCCCTTTGAGCTTTGAGGTATTGGTGTTTTGTGCCCTGCTTATTAACGATACTGTTAACAGCATGATTATAAACAGGTTGATTGGCGTTCTCATGACTTTGTTTGGTTGGTTGAATACTTTGCTTAATAGATTACAGTTCAAAAGTAGGTACTATGCAATGTAAAGTACTTGCTTTTGTGG
The Niastella koreensis GR20-10 genome window above contains:
- a CDS encoding TonB-dependent receptor domain-containing protein, which codes for MRTPINLFIIMLLTVSLISRAQNTNTSKLKGKVSATNQSALSAATITLLKAKDSSVVKMSVTDQEGQYSFENPPKGRYLVAASAVGYEKQYSAPFTISAENPVIELPAIVLNERNNNLKAVTISARKPMVEQKIDRTVVNVDAFISNTGANALEALEKSPGIQVDKDGNISLKGKQNVIVLIDGRPAYLSGADLANMLKGMQASQLEQIEIMTNPPARYDAAGNAGIINIKTKKNKVKGFNGNLSAGVGQGVYFKTNESISLNYRNGKVNLFSNYSYGWNKNFQQLEIFRRYKNDDGTTNAIFEQVAYMKRYNINNNLKLGMDYFVNNKTTLGFVLSGVYNPEKSINTNTSYLKDPEYNTDSIVTASSNIHGIWKNASVNLNMRHQFDTTGRELTTDLDYIVYDNPNNQHFYNNSYEPNWTKLSDDQLQGVLPVKVNIYSAKMDYTHPLKNNGKIEAGWKTSYVQTVNKADYTLFKNYEWAIDTGKTNHFDYKENINAAYISFNKQFTKKWGLQSGLRYENTNYKGNQYGNPVKPDSSFQRSYNSWFPTVYISYNADSSNQFGLSFGRRIDRPGYASLNPFMFFIDKYTYEAGNPYLRPQYSNNIELTHIFKGKLTTTLNYSITRNLFNETFDQSGYATIVKRNNIGKREDYGISVNAQIPVNKWFTSMIYTNYRYTRYTGNLYGENLDVAAGTIYFNINNQFNFNKGWGAELSGWYLSKGVEGQILLAAMGQLSAGISKTVLKGQGSVKFNVRDILYTQLPHGDINFKETEARFRNSRDTRVANLTFSYRFGKPIKSNNSQRKKGGAGDEQNRVNMGN